The DNA region ATCGTCCCATTGAAATTTTCCAGTGCTTCTTCAAACCGCTCGCGCGAGGGGATGTCGAGATGGTTGATGGGTTCATCAAGGATCAGGAACGTGCATCCCTGAGCCACGAGCAATGCCAGTTGCAAGCGCGCGCGTTCGCCGAAGGAAAGTTCGCCCGCAGGACGCAGTGCCGCATCGCCTTTGAAGAGGAAATAGTGAAGGAAGTTCCGCGTCTCTGTCTCGCCGATGCTTGATACGGCTTGGATGGTTTGTACCGCGCTGAGAGTTGGATTCAGCAATTCCTGCTCTTGCGCCATATAGCCGAGTTTGGCCGCACCGCCGAGGCGGAACGACCCCGCCAACGGGGGGATTTTCCCAACAATCGTGCGGATGAAGGTGGTCTTGCCCGAGCCGTTCGCGCCCGTCAACACCACTCGCTGACCTGCACGGATGAACAGGTTGATATTCGTCAGTAAAGGATTGTCTTGCGCGTAGCCAATTGAGAGCGAATCGGTGACCAATACATCCTTCGATTGATGGTCGGGTTTGCCGAAATCGAGTTTGAGTTTCCATGTGCCGTGCGGCTTTTCAAGTTTCTCCTCGGTCAAAATGTGGTCAATGCGGGCTTCGATATTCTTTGCGCGTCCCGCCACTCGTTTGGTGGCGCGGTTGCCGAAGAAACCTGTGGCGAACTTGTCGCCGCTGTCCGCTTTGCCGCCTTTTTTCATGATCGTCAAACTGCGGATGTGCTTTGCGGCGCGGCGCAGTTGGGTGAGCTCATCCTGCTGATCTTGATAGGCTTGGACTTGTTTGTCATATTCAAACAGTTTTTGCTCTAGGTAATCACTGTAATTGCCGTCATAGGCTTTGGTGGTGTGGGTGGCTGCGTCCAACTCCAAGATTTTGGTGACGGTGTTATCCAAA from Anaerolineales bacterium includes:
- a CDS encoding ABC-F family ATP-binding cassette domain-containing protein; amino-acid sequence: MLSIHNLHKHFGIQPVLQNINFNISAGERIGLIGANGSGKTTLMRILAGLDHPDSGNVASTRPNLRIGYLAQGMDFQPEQTLHSALGLDSDSQTDPALEVESLALALSQHPNDLTLQAKYNAALEKLSTPHFLPETILGPLGLADIPADTPIAHLSGGQKTRLMLAKVLLEDPHLLLLDEPTNHLDIEMLEWLEDWLNRFHGAALIVSHDRTFLDNTVTKILELDAATHTTKAYDGNYSDYLEQKLFEYDKQVQAYQDQQDELTQLRRAAKHIRSLTIMKKGGKADSGDKFATGFFGNRATKRVAGRAKNIEARIDHILTEEKLEKPHGTWKLKLDFGKPDHQSKDVLVTDSLSIGYAQDNPLLTNINLFIRAGQRVVLTGANGSGKTTFIRTIVGKIPPLAGSFRLGGAAKLGYMAQEQELLNPTLSAVQTIQAVSSIGETETRNFLHYFLFKGDAALRPAGELSFGERARLQLALLVAQGCTFLILDEPINHLDIPSRERFEEALENFNGTILAVVHDRSFIERFATDVWLAKDGKILK